A single Pedobacter sp. PACM 27299 DNA region contains:
- a CDS encoding ABC transporter permease — MIHIGTYIEQFINWLTLNFGAFFNLIKIVVESVVNSVEWVLMFPPFYIVIALIAFLAWKRTGWGVTVFTILGMGLIWGMGYWDQTMATLALILSAAFIALLMGVPLGIWAAKNPTAGKIIRPVLDLMQTMPAFVYLIPAVLFFGLGKVPGAFATVIFAMPPAVRLTTLGISQVPASIVEATRSFGATPRQLLFKVELPLALPTILAGVNQTIMMALSMVVISAMIAAGGLGEVVLKGITQLKIGLGFEGGIAVVILAVILDRITQSFGVKKPVKV; from the coding sequence ATGATACATATAGGGACATACATAGAACAATTTATAAACTGGCTGACACTCAACTTTGGGGCATTTTTTAACCTGATCAAAATAGTGGTAGAATCTGTCGTTAATTCGGTAGAATGGGTACTGATGTTTCCTCCATTTTACATCGTGATTGCCTTAATCGCCTTTCTGGCCTGGAAACGTACTGGCTGGGGCGTAACCGTCTTTACTATTCTGGGAATGGGTTTGATTTGGGGAATGGGCTATTGGGATCAGACGATGGCTACTCTGGCGCTGATTTTATCTGCGGCTTTTATCGCCTTGCTGATGGGAGTTCCATTGGGGATCTGGGCGGCTAAAAATCCAACGGCTGGAAAAATTATCCGTCCGGTACTGGATTTAATGCAAACTATGCCCGCATTCGTTTACCTGATTCCTGCGGTGCTGTTCTTTGGCTTAGGTAAAGTGCCTGGTGCTTTTGCAACGGTCATCTTTGCGATGCCACCTGCAGTTAGATTAACCACTTTAGGGATCAGTCAGGTGCCTGCTTCTATCGTAGAGGCTACGCGCTCATTTGGTGCAACACCTCGTCAGCTGCTTTTTAAAGTAGAATTGCCGCTGGCATTACCAACCATCCTGGCTGGCGTAAATCAAACCATTATGATGGCACTTTCTATGGTCGTGATCTCTGCAATGATTGCAGCTGGTGGATTAGGTGAGGTGGTATTGAAAGGAATTACGCAGTTGAAAATCGGTTTAGGTTTTGAAGGTGGGATCGCTGTAGTGATTCTGGCTGTGATCCTAGATAGGAT